The following proteins are encoded in a genomic region of Triticum dicoccoides isolate Atlit2015 ecotype Zavitan chromosome 1B, WEW_v2.0, whole genome shotgun sequence:
- the LOC119339695 gene encoding phosphatidylglycerophosphate phosphatase PTPMT1-like: protein MRIEELPGDSGGGGGGRGAGELQLRREDGGADGSELKLRGEDGVVAAAGEEEKGEGAGRVIAQAALDAKRAAVGVGARMLFYPTLVYNVVRNQCESQFHWWDQVDEHVLLGAVPFPSDVLRLQKLGVCGVVTLNESYERLVSKSLYEAHGIENLVLPTRDYLYAPSFDNLCKAADFIHRNASCGKLTYVHCKAGRGRSTTVVLCYLVQYKQMTPAGAFEHVRSCRPRVLLASAQWKAVQEFYQLRVKKIQGSSCIDSPIVKKVPSPSPVLLATRNLITFDEKTFVMVSESDLEGYNADALAVNVGSGLWEISLVYRVQFASQAAFAGFSYLWLQCRAHKDTEALTESIGSESCSLEAEQPANGHHCLLQGVVVNP, encoded by the exons ATGCGAATCGAGGAGCTTCCCGGCGATTCCGGTGGCGGGGGTGGAGGCCGAGGGGCGGGGGAGCTGCAGCTGCGTCGGGAGGATGGTGGGGCCGACGGTAGTGAGCTGAAGCTGCGTGGCGAGGATGGCGTTGTCGCcgcggcgggggaggaggagaagggagaGGGTGCGGGTAGGGTGATCGCGCAGGCGGCTTTGGATGCGAAGCGCGCGGCGGTGGGCGTCGGCGCTCGGATGCTGTTCTACCCGACGCTGGTGTACAACGTCGTGAGGAACCAATGCGAGTCTCAGTTCCACTGGTGGGATCAGGTCGACGAG CATGTGCTGCTGGGTGCTGTTCCATTCCCGAGCGATGTTTTGCGGCTGCAGAAGCTTGGAGTTTGTGGTGTGGTCACACTAAACGAATCATATGAGAGGCTTGTTTCCAAGTCATTGTACGAG GCTCATGGGATTGAAAACCTGGTGCTACCAACTAGAGATTACCTTTATGCGCCGTCATTTGACAACCTTTGCAAGGCTGCTGACTTCATCCACA gAAATGCTTCATGTGGTAAGCTGACTTATGTTCACTGCAAAGCTGGACGGGGACGCAGCACCACCGTTGTTCTTTGCTACTTG GTGCAATACAAACAAATGACACCTGCTGGAGCTTTTGAACATGTTCGGTCATGCAGGCCAAGGGTGTTATTGGCTTCCGCACAATGGAAA GCTGTCCAGGAATTCTACCAGCTTAGAGTGAAGAAAATTCAGGGCTCCAGTTGCATCGACAGCCCAATCGTTAAAAaggttccatctccatctccggtgTTGCTTGCTACTCGAAACCTCATCACTTTTGATGAGAAGACATTCGTGATGGTCTCAGAATCAGACCTTGAAGGGTATAATGCGGATGCCTTGGCAGTTAACGTGGGCAGTGGTTTGTGGGAAATAAGTTTAGTATACCGTGTTCAGTTTGCTAGCCAGGCAGCATTTGCAGGGTTTTCATACCTGTGGTTACAGTGCCGCGCCCACAAGGACACGGAGGCACTCACTGAGAGCATTGGTAGTGAGAGCTGCTCACTGGAGGCGGAGCAGCCTGCGAACGGTCACCACTGTCTACTTCAAGGTGTCGTGGTTAATCCGTGA
- the LOC119339684 gene encoding transcription factor MYBS2-like: MEEEGAKKAVLFRLFGVEVRGAEEEDDAEPMELKKSTSMPNLACASTDPILLPGEASNDKGYASDDGELASTPQLKRRRRKAQERKKGIPWTEEEHRKFLEGLKQLGKGDWRGISKNFVTTRTATQVASHAQKYFLRQTNPGKKKRRASLFDVGIPAGHSYDDQLPSPQSVGTKLAPAEKILHTDRGDVPLPSYPGDIRGNNNNNNNMQMQADELTDHVKKRSKFHSGTSLAAMAASGLELAMSSSASSILELSIAPPRCYGAVDAIKVL, from the exons ATGGAGGAGGAGGGCGCGAAGAAGGCGGTGCTCTTCAGGCTGTTCGGCGTCGAGGTCCGCGGCGCCGAGGAGGAGGATGACGCGGAGCCCATGGAGCTCAAGAAGAGCACCAGCATGCCCAACCTCGCCTGCGCCTCCACCGACCCGATTCTCCTGCCCGGCGAGGCCAGCAACGACAAGGGCTACGCCTCCGACGACGGCGAGCTGGCGTCCACTCCGCAGCTCAagcgccgccgccgcaaggcccAGGAGCGGAAGAAAG GGATTCCGTGGACCGAGGAGGAGCACAGGAAGTTCCTGGAGGGTCTGAAGCAGCTGGGCAAGGGGGACTGGAGAGGCATCTCCAAGAACTTCGTCACCACCAGGACGGCCACGCAGGTGGCAAGCCACGCCCAGAAGTACTTCCTCCGGCAGACCAACCCCGGCAAGAAGAAGCGCCGGGCCAGCCTCTTCGACGTCGGCATCCCCGCTGGTCACAGCTACGACGATCAG CTGCCAAGTCCTCAGAGTGTTGGAACCAAGCTTGCTCCTGCTGAGAAGATACTCCACACCGACCGCGGCGACGTGCCG CTACCAAGTTATCCAGGAGACATcaggggcaacaacaacaacaacaacaacatgcaGATGCAG GCTGATGAGCTAACTGACCATGTGAAGAAGAGATCAAAGTTCCACAGCGGGACGTCGCTGGCCGCCATGGCTGCCTCCGGGCTGGAGCTAGCGATGTCTTCGTCTGCCAGCAGCATCCTGGAGCTCAGCATCGCGCCCCCTCGCTGCTACGGCGCGGTCGATGCCATCAAGGTGCTGTGA